Genomic DNA from Candidatus Sulfurimonas marisnigri:
TTATATCCTTTACTGTACCAATTGCTCCGCCGGCTTGTATTGTATCTCCAACTTTAAATGGACGGAATATTATAATTAATACAGCAGCTCCTATATTTGAGAGTGAGTCTTTTAGAGCTAAGCCTACAGCTAGACCGGCTGCACCAAATATAGCAAGGAAAGATGTTGTATTAATGCCTACAGCGTTTAGGGATGAAAAAATTACAATAAGCAATAAAATGAAATATATAACAGACTCTAAAAACTCTACAAGTGTTTTATCTATTTTTGCGTTTATCATAAGGTGTTTTAGTAGAGCAGTTAACTTTTTAATTATAATCTTACCTATGAAAAAGATAAGTAGTGCTGCTACTATTTTCAGCGAGTATTCGCTTACATATTGTGTAATTATATCTGTGTATTTAGAAAAATCCATCTGAGTTTTCTCCTTTTTATTTCAATAAGAATATCAAGTGATTATATAAAATTAAATTAATTTTTTTTATATAGTTAAAAATTTAATACGAAAGAGGTTGTTTGAGTAAAATCAGACTTCTTTACGCTTACAGGAGGGTTAGTATCTACATCCCATATTACATTGAATTTTAAAAATAGCTCTTTATATATATTTACTTTTAACTCAAGTTTGTTAGTTTGTATATAGTCGCTAAAGTCATTGACTTTAGGTTGATAGTATATTGA
This window encodes:
- a CDS encoding mechanosensitive ion channel family protein, with protein sequence MDFSKYTDIITQYVSEYSLKIVAALLIFFIGKIIIKKLTALLKHLMINAKIDKTLVEFLESVIYFILLLIVIFSSLNAVGINTTSFLAIFGAAGLAVGLALKDSLSNIGAAVLIIIFRPFKVGDTIQAGGAIGTVKDINLFSTIIEPIDKSIVIVPNSSIISGNITNFSQREQRRVDHVFGIGYGDDLKLAKETLMEIINADERSLKEPAPLVAVSELGESSINFTFRVWVKTDDYWNVYFDMLEKVKLTFDEKGISIPYPQMDIHTDKTQP